The Chryseobacterium sp. LJ668 genome segment CCAAGATTTTATAATTTTAAAATTTAAAATACATCAACTCTGACGAAAATCAGAGTTTTTTTATGCTTAAATATTCAATAAAACTTAATGATTAAATTCAGAAATCAATTGCTTAAAATAATCCTCGCATTTCGCAATATGCGTTCCGTACCAGGAAAACGCTTCTCCATCAACGATGATTATTTTTTTTTCAGGATAAAACTCTTTAAGTTCTTCGATATGTTTCTCTTTAAAAGGAAAAGGTTCTGACGAAAGCATGATGACATCCGCTTCTGCTAGATCTTCAACCTGAATTTCAGGATAACGGGTTTGATTCTTAAATATATTTTCAAAACCTATTTCCGAAAGAATATGATGAATAAAAGTATCTGAACCAACCGTCATATAAGGATTTTTCCAGATCAGATAAGCTGCTTTTATTTTAGAATTTATTTTTGCCTTATTGAGAACTTCATATATTTTTAGATTGAAAATCTGTGCTCTTTCTTCTTTATTAAAAAGTAAGCCTAAATTTTTAACCAAATAATAATTATCTTCAATCGTTTCGGTATTGTAAACAATCACTTTAAAATGCTGCATCAA includes the following:
- a CDS encoding ABC transporter substrate-binding protein, giving the protein MKVISLVPSITEALFDLGLTEKEVIGRTKFCIHPEEKVKNAEIIGGTKNLNIEKIKALKPDLILANKEENVKEQVDELMQHFKVIVYNTETIEDNYYLVKNLGLLFNKEERAQIFNLKIYEVLNKAKINSKIKAAYLIWKNPYMTVGSDTFIHHILSEIGFENIFKNQTRYPEIQVEDLAEADVIMLSSEPFPFKEKHIEELKEFYPEKKIIIVDGEAFSWYGTHIAKCEDYFKQLISEFNH